Proteins encoded together in one Prunus dulcis chromosome 3, ALMONDv2, whole genome shotgun sequence window:
- the LOC117623376 gene encoding uncharacterized protein LOC117623376: MATQSVSLSAVLLKSLSLMISHCSLHFFLLLVPHAFKLSTVFYPALLKAVAKPVRQILFLTTPPPPTTSQPQNTQSAIFGLVVFLALYIIPYLWVLGSATNSALRGLQGLPAAVNSGMSWVLPLVFTRVLSLMQIASSSSLFRLLLDLMVPVIGPYFTAFLGLFFLVVLQNRDLMWSLAPAVVVAESKLGQDALERSSGLVRQRGLKRVVWCLMGFYVFATWGLGILWMKSEGTASLLRSWALGLLASFLLLWYTVAVTVLYCIACEGEEEADGDVKLPIEDDDEG; this comes from the exons atGGCAACCCAATCGGTGAGCTTGTCCGCCGTGCTTCTCAAATCACTGAGCCTAATGATCTCTCATTGCTCGCTCCACTTCTTCTTGTTGCTCGTTCCCCACGCTTTCAAGCTCTCCACAGTTTTCTACCCAGCTTTGCTTAAAGCCGTCGCCAAACCAGTCCGCCAGATACTATTTCTCACaacacctcctcctcctactACTTCTCAGCCTCAAAATACCCAATCCGCCATTTTTGGTTTGGTCGTCTTCCTGGCTTTATACATCATCCCCTATCTCTGGGTACTGGGATCCGCCACCAACAGCGCGCTTCGCGGGCTCCAAGGCCTACCCGCCGCTGTGAACTCCGGCATGTCTTGGGTTCTTCCTCTGGTGTTCACACGCGTGCTTTCCCTGATGCAGATTGCGTCGTCCTCCTCACTGTTCCGGCTGTTGCTGGATTTGATGGTCCCTGTTATTGGTCCCTATTTCACTGCGTTCttgggtttgttttttctgGTGGTCTTACAGAACCGTGACTTGATGTGGAGCCTAGCTCCGGCCGTGGTGGTGGCGGAGTCGAAATTG GGTCAGGATGCCCTAGAGAGGAGCAGCGGGTTAGTAAGACAAAGGGGGCTGAAAAGAGTTGTGTGGTGTTTAATGGGGTTTTATGTGTTTGCCACTTGGGGGTTGGGAATTTTGTGGATGAAGTCGGAGGGGACAGCTAGTTTACTGCGGAGTTGGGCATTGGGCCTCCTTGCTTCATTCTTGCTTCTGTGGTACACGGTGGCAGTCACTGTGTTGTATTGCATAGCTTGTGAGGGTGAAGAAGAGGCTGATGGCGATGTGAAGTTGCCaattgaagatgatgatgagggttag
- the LOC117622719 gene encoding transketolase, chloroplastic-like, protein MGHILYDEIMRYNPKNPYWFNRDWFVLSAGHGCMLQYAWLHLVGYDSVKEEDLKGFRQWGSKTPGHPENFETPGVEVMTGPLGQGIANAVGLALAEKHLAARYNKSDMSVRTDLNSNRLYHLWLHRIPRNWFGTLLSPTHLFNYFQSTCFLTVAKAFAKSDDCGELLRPTESR, encoded by the coding sequence ATGGGTCATATTTTGTACGATGAGATCATGAGGTACAACCCCAAGAACCCGTACTGGTTCAACCGTGACTGGTTCGTGTTGTCTGCTGGACACGGGTGTATGTTGCAATACGCTTGGCTTCACCTTGTTGGATATGACAGTGTCAAGGAAGAAGACTTGAAAGGCTTCCGTCAATGGGGAAGCAAGACCCCTGGACATCCTGAGAACTTTGAGACACCTGGTGTTGAAGTCATGACTGGTCCTTTGGGGCAAGGCATTGCAAATGCTGTTGGTTTGGCCCTTGCTGAGAAGCACTTGGCTGCACGTTACAACAAGTCGGACATGTCTGTAAGGACTGATCTCAACTCCAACAGGCTGTATCATCTTTGGCTCCACAGAATCCCCAGAAATTGGTTTGGTACCCTGCTCAGTCCTACACATCTGTTCAACTACTTCCAGTCGACTTGTTTTCTCACTGTCGCCAAGGCTTTTGCAAAGTCAGATGATTGTGGGGAGTTGCTCAGACCAACAGAGTCTCGTTAA